One uncultured Hyphomonas sp. genomic region harbors:
- a CDS encoding OmpW family outer membrane protein: MKRLFCAALLASATWTTIAGVAAADDNPWMVRGRVIGVLPSESADLSVAGARLGGDVDISDEYVPELDITYFFNKNIAAELILATAQHDVTATNVAAVGGADVKLGDVWVLPPTVTLQYHFTDMGQFKPYVGAGINATLFYNEDEGSTADNIDYDPSFGPALQIGFDYDLDGQPGGWAFNADVKKIWINSDVTVDFTTALGAKVKADVDINPTVVGLGFGYKF; this comes from the coding sequence ATGAAACGCCTCTTCTGTGCCGCGCTCCTGGCGAGCGCAACCTGGACAACCATTGCGGGGGTTGCCGCTGCTGATGACAATCCGTGGATGGTCCGCGGCCGGGTCATCGGTGTGCTTCCGAGCGAGTCGGCTGACCTGTCGGTTGCCGGTGCCCGTCTCGGCGGCGACGTCGACATCAGTGACGAATATGTCCCTGAACTCGACATCACCTACTTCTTCAACAAGAACATCGCTGCCGAGCTGATCCTGGCCACCGCGCAGCATGATGTGACTGCCACGAACGTGGCGGCTGTTGGCGGAGCTGACGTGAAACTCGGCGACGTGTGGGTTCTGCCCCCGACAGTGACGCTGCAGTATCACTTTACCGATATGGGCCAGTTCAAGCCGTATGTCGGCGCCGGTATCAACGCCACGCTCTTCTACAATGAAGACGAAGGCTCGACCGCCGACAATATCGACTACGATCCGAGCTTCGGCCCGGCCCTTCAGATCGGCTTCGACTATGACCTTGACGGCCAGCCGGGTGGCTGGGCCTTCAACGCCGACGTCAAGAAGATCTGGATCAACAGCGACGTCACCGTCGACTTCACCACCGCCCTCGGCGCCAAGGTGAAAGCCGATGTGGACATCAACCCGACCGTTGTCGGTCTCGGCTTCGGCTACAAGTTCTAG
- a CDS encoding iron-containing alcohol dehydrogenase produces MPVMTFLTTCIFDSGALKQLPNVAKNLGITRPFIVTDPGIKAAGLLAKVEDALGMAPAGVFADTVPNPLESQAKQAAEAYKASGADGLIAVGGGSSMDHAKAIGLLVSHPDPLETYAAITGGAKKIKKIPPLIAIPTTAGTGSEVSVGTVVILENGRKETIVSPNLIPATAICDPDLTLGLPAGLTAATGMDALTHCIEAVLAPAVNPPAEGIGYDGAYRAFGEGWLKKAVQDGSDPDARWHMMMASYEGALAFVKGLGGVHALSHAAGRLKDKKLHHGTLNAVFLPHILRFHEGAADAKYARLRQVMGLKEGADLADAIAKLNEDLGIPPTLKEMGLGMEDAEGIVEYALKDLAHFGNPKPMSADDYAKVYETALG; encoded by the coding sequence ATGCCCGTTATGACCTTCCTGACAACCTGTATTTTTGATTCCGGCGCGCTGAAACAGCTGCCGAATGTCGCGAAGAATCTGGGCATTACCCGCCCCTTCATCGTCACCGACCCGGGCATCAAGGCCGCTGGCCTGCTGGCGAAAGTGGAAGACGCGCTCGGCATGGCCCCGGCGGGCGTGTTCGCTGATACCGTCCCTAACCCGCTGGAATCCCAGGCCAAGCAAGCGGCCGAAGCCTACAAGGCCAGCGGCGCCGACGGCCTGATCGCGGTCGGCGGCGGATCATCCATGGACCACGCAAAAGCCATCGGCCTGCTGGTCAGCCACCCCGATCCGCTGGAAACCTATGCCGCCATCACCGGCGGCGCGAAGAAGATCAAGAAGATCCCGCCGCTGATCGCCATTCCGACGACGGCCGGCACGGGCTCTGAAGTCTCTGTCGGCACCGTGGTGATCCTGGAGAACGGGCGCAAGGAAACCATCGTGTCCCCGAACCTGATCCCGGCCACCGCGATCTGCGACCCGGACCTGACGCTCGGCCTGCCCGCGGGTCTGACCGCCGCGACCGGCATGGACGCCCTGACTCACTGCATCGAGGCCGTGCTGGCCCCGGCCGTCAATCCGCCTGCGGAAGGCATCGGCTACGATGGCGCCTATCGTGCGTTTGGCGAAGGCTGGCTGAAGAAAGCCGTTCAGGACGGCTCCGATCCGGACGCCCGCTGGCACATGATGATGGCCAGCTATGAAGGCGCGCTTGCCTTCGTGAAGGGACTTGGCGGCGTTCACGCACTGTCTCATGCGGCCGGGCGCCTGAAGGACAAGAAGCTGCACCATGGCACGCTGAACGCGGTTTTCCTGCCGCATATCCTGCGCTTCCATGAAGGGGCTGCAGACGCAAAATATGCGCGGCTGCGCCAGGTCATGGGCCTGAAGGAAGGCGCCGACCTCGCCGATGCGATTGCGAAGCTGAACGAAGATCTCGGCATTCCGCCCACGCTGAAGGAAATGGGCCTCGGTATGGAAGACGCCGAAGGCATCGTCGAGTACGCCTTGAAAGACCTTGCACACTTCGGAAATCCGAAGCCTATGAGTGCAGACGATTATGCGAAGGTCTACGAGACCGCGCTCGGATAA
- a CDS encoding DNA-3-methyladenine glycosylase I, whose product MARKFAPILKMAAGHHGGRANALEMSQNTHAVADLSNVSADRLLSVMTRCVFNAGFNWKVIDAKWDGFEAAFEGFDPGRLAFFGDEMLDRLVSDERIVRNGQKIRATLENAKFVADVEAKEGGFGHFLASWPADDQLGLMAALNKRGSRLGGATGAYFLRFSGWDAWIASSHVCAALMREGVLDKPEAKSKRDLAALQDAINAYHDDSGLPRAQISRLLAMSIG is encoded by the coding sequence ATGGCGCGTAAGTTCGCCCCGATCCTGAAGATGGCCGCCGGCCATCATGGCGGACGGGCAAACGCGCTGGAGATGTCACAGAACACGCATGCGGTGGCGGACCTGTCGAACGTGTCCGCCGACCGTTTGCTGTCCGTCATGACACGCTGCGTGTTCAATGCCGGGTTCAACTGGAAAGTCATCGACGCGAAGTGGGACGGGTTCGAAGCGGCCTTTGAAGGCTTCGACCCCGGACGGCTTGCCTTCTTCGGTGACGAGATGCTGGACCGTCTGGTCTCTGACGAACGCATCGTCCGCAATGGCCAGAAAATCAGGGCCACGCTGGAGAACGCGAAATTCGTCGCAGACGTGGAAGCGAAGGAAGGCGGCTTCGGGCACTTTCTTGCCAGCTGGCCCGCTGATGACCAGCTCGGCCTGATGGCGGCGCTGAACAAGCGCGGCTCACGCCTCGGCGGGGCGACTGGCGCCTATTTCCTGCGCTTTAGCGGCTGGGATGCCTGGATCGCCTCCTCCCACGTTTGCGCGGCACTGATGCGCGAAGGCGTTTTGGACAAGCCGGAAGCAAAATCTAAGCGCGACCTTGCTGCACTCCAGGACGCGATCAACGCCTATCATGACGACAGCGGCCTGCCCCGTGCCCAGATCAGCCGTCTGCTCGCGATGAGCATTGGCTGA
- a CDS encoding carotenoid oxygenase family protein: MPSPVESAIRGVVTKGVVAIADFNRERKKAKGPNPFLKGLHTPVTEEVTDTALKVTGEIPAALNGLYVRNGPNPLAEVNAATHHWFIGDAMIHGIRLQDGKALWYRNRWVRSNAVSDALGEPRAPGPRHPRTDIANTNIVGHAGKLWAIVEAGGYPVEMADDLATVAHSDFDGTLGESYSAHPHLDPETGEMHAICYEAQHPDTIWHTVVDTSGHVRRNEPIAVKNGPMIHDCQITPSYVIVMDLPVTFSMSALMGGASFPFRWNPKHKARIGLLPREGRGDEIIWCDVDPCYIFHPANAYETEDGKVVMDACVYETMFDTDGHGPDSPTAKFESLTIDPAARKVTREVIDPAPQEFPRYDERLTGKPYRYAYAVALPEQSDAGFVGATCLYKHDLGTNKREVHDFGEGRVPAEFVFVPAHDGAAEDEGWLIGYVSNTASDTSDFVILNAADFTAPPVAEVHIPYRIPPGFHGNFVPRG, from the coding sequence ATGCCCAGCCCTGTTGAATCCGCCATTCGCGGCGTCGTCACCAAAGGTGTCGTCGCCATCGCTGACTTCAATCGCGAACGCAAGAAGGCAAAGGGCCCCAACCCCTTCCTGAAAGGGCTGCATACGCCGGTGACGGAAGAAGTGACCGACACGGCGCTGAAGGTCACCGGAGAGATCCCGGCGGCGCTGAACGGGCTTTATGTTCGCAACGGGCCGAACCCGCTGGCCGAGGTCAACGCCGCGACGCATCACTGGTTTATCGGGGATGCGATGATCCATGGCATCCGCCTGCAGGACGGCAAGGCGCTCTGGTACCGCAACCGCTGGGTCCGCTCCAATGCGGTCAGCGATGCTCTGGGCGAACCGCGTGCGCCCGGTCCGCGCCATCCGCGTACGGATATCGCCAACACAAACATTGTCGGCCATGCCGGAAAGCTCTGGGCGATTGTCGAGGCGGGGGGGTATCCGGTCGAAATGGCGGACGATCTCGCCACGGTCGCGCATTCCGATTTCGACGGCACGCTCGGCGAATCCTATTCCGCACACCCGCACCTCGATCCCGAGACCGGCGAGATGCACGCCATCTGCTATGAGGCCCAGCACCCGGACACGATCTGGCACACGGTCGTGGACACAAGTGGCCATGTCCGCCGCAACGAGCCGATTGCCGTGAAGAACGGCCCGATGATCCATGACTGCCAGATCACGCCCTCCTATGTGATCGTGATGGACCTGCCGGTGACCTTCTCCATGTCGGCTCTGATGGGCGGGGCGAGCTTTCCCTTCCGCTGGAATCCGAAACACAAGGCCCGCATCGGCCTGTTGCCGCGCGAGGGCAGGGGAGACGAGATCATCTGGTGCGATGTCGACCCGTGTTATATCTTCCATCCCGCCAACGCCTATGAGACCGAAGACGGCAAGGTCGTCATGGATGCGTGCGTCTATGAAACCATGTTCGACACCGACGGCCATGGACCCGACTCGCCAACGGCAAAGTTTGAATCCCTGACCATTGACCCGGCTGCCCGCAAGGTGACGCGTGAGGTGATCGACCCGGCGCCGCAGGAATTCCCGCGCTATGACGAACGCCTGACGGGCAAGCCCTATCGCTATGCCTATGCCGTGGCGCTGCCGGAGCAATCCGATGCCGGCTTTGTCGGGGCAACGTGCCTGTACAAGCATGATCTTGGTACGAACAAGCGTGAGGTTCACGATTTCGGTGAGGGGCGTGTGCCGGCGGAGTTCGTCTTCGTGCCGGCGCATGACGGGGCAGCTGAGGATGAAGGCTGGCTGATCGGCTATGTCAGCAACACAGCCTCAGACACGTCTGACTTCGTTATCCTGAATGCCGCAGACTTCACCGCTCCGCCGGTGGCTGAAGTCCATATTCCTTATCGCATTCCGCCGGGGTTCCACGGTAATTTCGTTCCGCGTGGGTGA
- a CDS encoding TetR/AcrR family transcriptional regulator, with protein MSSDDNTVNIKPRDGRYHHGDLRSALIEEGLAQLDVKAPDAVSLREIARNVGVSATAVYRHFPDKAALLSALCGVGGERLGEAFQEAISGTDDKMAAFQAMGRAYVKFALRNPSVFRLMMTQSRPKDDRGEDPGATDEPFGMLSDTLNALMPADASNHARKIQRLQAWSMVHGLAMLMLDGQVPPDESLVDQIIVSSFF; from the coding sequence ATGTCATCGGATGATAACACTGTCAACATAAAGCCGCGCGATGGGCGCTACCATCATGGCGACCTGCGTTCTGCCCTGATCGAGGAAGGCCTCGCCCAGCTGGACGTAAAGGCGCCGGATGCCGTCAGCCTGCGCGAGATTGCCCGCAATGTCGGCGTGTCGGCGACGGCGGTATACCGGCACTTTCCGGACAAGGCCGCCCTGCTGAGCGCGCTTTGCGGCGTTGGCGGTGAGCGTCTGGGAGAAGCGTTCCAGGAAGCCATATCCGGGACAGACGACAAGATGGCAGCCTTCCAGGCCATGGGCCGGGCCTATGTGAAGTTCGCCCTGCGCAACCCGTCGGTCTTCCGTCTGATGATGACCCAGAGCCGGCCGAAGGACGACCGGGGGGAAGACCCCGGCGCGACGGATGAGCCTTTTGGCATGCTGTCCGATACGCTGAACGCCCTGATGCCGGCCGATGCCTCGAACCATGCCCGGAAGATCCAGCGCCTTCAGGCCTGGTCGATGGTGCATGGCCTGGCCATGCTGATGCTGGACGGGCAGGTTCCCCCGGATGAGTCCCTGGTTGACCAGATTATCGTCTCCAGTTTTTTCTAG